A stretch of Candidatus Krumholzibacteriia bacterium DNA encodes these proteins:
- a CDS encoding sigma-54 dependent transcriptional regulator yields the protein MVLLRARHLLLVDDDAAFADALRTVLPAPVRLDVCRHPAHAPARVEEHEFDLVLHDVDRVDVATIAALGLRCPGVPVLAVGRTRDPVVVSLALDAGAVSFCSKLLRTEDLGAIVGRLLDRRPPGRRTPRDPDAQVRCRGSIVYRSHAMTAALERIERFGHSALPVLITGETGTGKDLVARLIHDLHRPRGRFEAVNVTALPDTLFERELFGHERGSFTGAVDARPGLLELCDGGTLFLDEIGNLSLERQSTLLRVMEDGKIRRLGGEVDRPIDVRFVLATNEDLARARDQGRFRRDLWYRIARLHVHLPPLRARGHDAIDIALSLVGDRADGACRLDADARRLIVQHRWPGNVRELEGVLEAACLLDDDGVIGADDLRRAGLPPARTRAPARVPAPLVRRLPTAELLPIETASERVLRALRAQAVEAAMILADGEKKRAAELLGVGRQTLYTWMQELGEDGPRS from the coding sequence ATGGTCCTCCTGCGCGCCCGCCATCTCCTGCTCGTCGACGACGACGCGGCCTTCGCCGACGCCCTGCGTACCGTGCTACCCGCACCGGTCCGCCTCGACGTGTGCCGCCATCCCGCCCACGCTCCCGCCCGGGTCGAAGAACACGAGTTCGATCTGGTGCTCCACGACGTCGACCGCGTCGACGTCGCGACGATCGCCGCCCTGGGCCTGCGCTGTCCCGGGGTCCCGGTGCTGGCCGTCGGCCGTACCCGCGATCCCGTCGTGGTGTCGCTCGCGCTCGACGCCGGCGCAGTGTCGTTCTGCAGCAAGCTCCTGCGGACGGAGGACCTCGGAGCGATCGTCGGTCGACTGCTCGACCGACGCCCCCCGGGCCGACGTACCCCACGCGACCCCGACGCCCAGGTCCGGTGCCGAGGCTCGATCGTCTACCGCAGTCACGCGATGACCGCGGCACTGGAACGCATCGAACGCTTCGGCCACTCCGCTCTCCCGGTGCTGATCACCGGGGAGACCGGCACGGGCAAGGATTTGGTCGCACGTCTGATCCACGACCTCCACCGGCCGCGCGGTCGCTTCGAGGCGGTCAACGTCACGGCCCTTCCCGACACCCTCTTCGAGCGCGAACTCTTCGGACACGAGCGCGGCTCGTTCACCGGCGCGGTCGACGCGCGGCCCGGCCTGCTCGAGCTCTGCGACGGCGGCACGCTGTTCCTCGACGAGATCGGAAACCTCTCCCTGGAGCGGCAGTCCACTCTCCTGCGCGTGATGGAAGACGGGAAGATCCGCCGTCTCGGCGGCGAGGTCGACCGGCCGATCGACGTGCGGTTCGTCCTGGCCACGAACGAGGATCTCGCGCGGGCACGGGATCAGGGCCGCTTCCGACGCGACCTGTGGTACCGCATCGCCCGCCTGCACGTGCACCTGCCGCCACTGCGCGCCCGTGGACACGACGCGATCGACATCGCGCTGAGCCTGGTGGGCGATCGCGCGGACGGTGCCTGCCGACTCGACGCCGACGCTCGCCGCCTGATCGTGCAACACCGCTGGCCCGGCAACGTGCGGGAGCTCGAAGGGGTCCTCGAGGCCGCGTGCCTTCTGGACGACGACGGCGTGATCGGAGCGGACGATCTCCGCCGGGCCGGCCTTCCCCCGGCTCGCACGCGGGCGCCAGCGCGCGTCCCGGCCCCGCTGGTGCGCCGCCTGCCCACCGCGGAGCTGTTGCCGATCGAGACGGCATCCGAGCGGGTCCTGCGCGCCCTGCGGGCCCAGGCGGTCGAAGCCGCCATGATCCTCGCCGACGGCGAGAAGAAGCGGGCCGCCGAGCTCCTGGGTGTCGGCCGTCAGACCCTGTACACGTGGATGCAGGAACTCGGCGAGGACGGCCCGCGATCCTGA
- a CDS encoding DEAD/DEAH box helicase encodes MLFDSFRLDRRLLRAVDHLEWLEATPIQDQAIPHALEGRDVLACARTGSGKTGAFVLPTMHRLLHEDERRERGPRVLVLCPTRELAMQVGQQMVELGRYTRLRSACIVGGEAYPPQIRELEQGLDLLVGTPGRLLDHLRSGKLHLDQVETLVLDEADRMLDMGFIDDVMRLARACPTDRQTLFFSATLDGAVDSVANRLVREPIRVEVDQSDTRHTDIEEYVLRADNDGHKQDLVLHLCRDPEMTRALMFVATKSKADDEARLLRSSGYDVVALHGDLPQAKRTKVVERLRSGNVRIVVATDVAARGLDIDDVTHVVNYDMPRTPREYVHRIGRTGRAGAKGVAVSLVTPADWIKLADIERFRGEPLPRMVIPGKEPTRPAPVGSRSAAESTGRRRYGRRGGIRRRTTPETDDS; translated from the coding sequence ATGCTCTTCGATTCCTTCCGCCTGGATCGGCGGCTCCTGCGAGCGGTCGACCACCTGGAGTGGCTGGAAGCCACACCCATCCAGGACCAGGCGATCCCCCACGCGCTCGAGGGCCGTGACGTCCTCGCCTGCGCGCGCACCGGCTCCGGCAAGACCGGAGCCTTCGTGCTCCCGACCATGCACCGGCTCCTCCACGAAGACGAGCGCCGGGAACGGGGGCCTCGCGTGCTCGTCCTGTGCCCGACCCGCGAACTGGCCATGCAGGTCGGCCAGCAGATGGTCGAGCTCGGCCGCTACACCCGCCTCCGCTCCGCCTGCATCGTCGGGGGCGAAGCCTATCCGCCCCAGATCCGCGAACTCGAGCAGGGACTCGACCTGCTCGTGGGGACGCCGGGACGTCTCCTCGACCACCTCCGCAGCGGCAAGCTCCACCTCGACCAGGTCGAGACCCTGGTGCTCGACGAAGCCGACCGCATGCTCGACATGGGCTTCATCGACGACGTCATGAGGCTCGCCCGGGCGTGTCCGACGGATCGGCAGACCCTGTTCTTCTCGGCAACGCTCGACGGCGCGGTCGACTCGGTGGCCAACCGCCTGGTCCGCGAACCGATCCGGGTGGAGGTCGACCAGTCGGACACGCGCCACACCGACATCGAGGAATACGTCCTGCGCGCCGACAACGACGGCCACAAGCAGGACCTGGTGCTGCACCTGTGCCGCGATCCGGAGATGACCCGGGCGCTGATGTTCGTCGCCACCAAGAGCAAGGCCGATGACGAAGCCCGCCTGCTGCGCTCGAGCGGCTACGACGTGGTGGCCCTGCACGGGGACCTGCCGCAGGCCAAACGCACGAAGGTGGTCGAGAGGCTTCGCAGCGGCAACGTCCGCATCGTCGTGGCCACCGACGTGGCGGCGCGTGGCCTCGACATCGACGACGTCACCCACGTGGTCAACTACGACATGCCCCGCACGCCGCGCGAGTACGTGCACCGCATCGGCCGCACGGGTCGGGCGGGCGCGAAGGGTGTCGCCGTTTCATTGGTCACCCCGGCCGACTGGATCAAGCTGGCGGACATCGAGAGATTCCGCGGCGAGCCCCTGCCACGCATGGTGATCCCGGGCAAGGAACCCACCCGCCCCGCACCGGTGGGGTCGCGTTCGGCCGCCGAGTCGACGGGGCGGCGGCGCTACGGTCGTCGCGGGGGAATCCGTCGCCGCACCACCCCGGAGACCGACGACTCGTGA
- a CDS encoding hemerythrin family protein, with product MQLVLPDELRTGITSVDEQHAAMVELHNEIEQNLHREHAPYFAIESLARLHQYSRQHFASEELLLARYGYEGLEEHRRVHEELMGQLRTVVLDYRRDPEGVGRRLLEFVRVWVIRHIEDEDMAFAAPVREAMEREREDLLAPGPGPVVA from the coding sequence ATGCAACTCGTCCTTCCCGATGAACTCCGGACCGGAATCACCAGCGTCGACGAACAGCACGCCGCGATGGTCGAGTTGCACAACGAGATCGAACAGAACCTGCACCGGGAACACGCGCCGTACTTCGCGATCGAGTCGCTGGCTCGTCTGCACCAGTACAGCCGGCAGCACTTCGCCTCCGAGGAGCTGCTCCTGGCGCGCTACGGCTACGAGGGGCTCGAGGAGCACCGTCGTGTCCACGAGGAGCTCATGGGCCAACTGCGGACGGTGGTCCTCGACTACCGCCGCGATCCCGAGGGAGTCGGGCGCCGGCTGCTCGAGTTCGTCCGCGTGTGGGTGATCCGTCACATCGAGGACGAGGACATGGCCTTCGCCGCTCCGGTCCGCGAAGCCATGGAGCGCGAGCGCGAGGACTTGCTGGCGCCGGGGCCGGGCCCTGTCGTAGCCTGA
- a CDS encoding carboxylesterase: MDPSLLPSVVIEPAGSARSAVIWLHGLGADGHDFEPIVPHLGLDGAGVRFVFPHAPRIPVTLNAGMVMPAWYDIAGPDLDRRHDETGIRRSAGQVEALIGDQVAQGVPSERVVLAGFSQGGAVALFQGLRESRRLAGIVALSTYLVLASDLDRERSEANAGTPVFQAHGSHDPMVGSERGTAARDRLREWGHEVEFHEYPMEHQVCAEEIDALGAWMRRVLD; encoded by the coding sequence GTGGACCCTTCCCTGTTGCCCTCGGTCGTGATCGAGCCGGCGGGCTCGGCCCGGTCGGCCGTGATCTGGCTGCACGGTCTCGGCGCCGACGGCCACGACTTCGAACCGATCGTCCCGCATCTCGGGCTCGACGGTGCCGGCGTGCGCTTCGTGTTCCCGCACGCGCCGCGGATTCCGGTGACCCTCAACGCCGGCATGGTCATGCCCGCCTGGTACGACATCGCCGGGCCCGATCTGGACCGCCGCCACGACGAGACCGGAATCCGACGCAGCGCCGGACAGGTCGAGGCCCTGATCGGCGATCAGGTCGCGCAGGGGGTGCCGTCGGAGCGCGTCGTTCTCGCCGGGTTCTCCCAGGGCGGTGCCGTTGCCCTGTTCCAGGGTCTGCGCGAGTCCCGTCGGCTGGCGGGGATCGTCGCCCTTTCCACCTACCTCGTGCTGGCGTCCGATCTCGATCGCGAGCGTTCCGAGGCCAACGCCGGCACGCCGGTCTTCCAGGCCCACGGATCGCACGACCCCATGGTCGGATCCGAGCGTGGAACGGCCGCCCGCGACCGCCTCCGGGAGTGGGGCCACGAGGTGGAGTTCCACGAGTACCCCATGGAACACCAGGTCTGTGCCGAAGAGATCGACGCCCTGGGCGCGTGGATGCGCCGCGTGCTGGACTGA
- a CDS encoding hemerythrin family protein yields MSPQLPDQLVSVGVDVIDEQHEVLLRMYSDIEQARTVGAPEGLVVERLADFHQFARIHFATEESLLAEHVPERLAPHRRVHEYLLERLRTAIVRYRRDGGPVPEALVRLVRGFVVDHTQETDTRDLARVSERIRRPDRPDPKPQEHHHATRPSR; encoded by the coding sequence ATGAGCCCTCAGCTACCCGATCAGCTCGTTTCCGTCGGTGTCGACGTCATCGACGAGCAACACGAGGTCCTGCTCCGGATGTACTCCGACATCGAGCAGGCGCGCACCGTCGGTGCACCGGAGGGGCTGGTGGTGGAGAGGTTGGCCGATTTCCACCAGTTCGCGCGGATCCATTTCGCGACCGAGGAGTCGTTGCTGGCCGAACACGTCCCCGAGCGCCTCGCCCCGCACCGGCGGGTCCACGAGTACCTGCTCGAACGCCTCCGGACGGCGATCGTCCGCTACCGGCGCGACGGGGGCCCGGTTCCCGAGGCCCTGGTCCGACTGGTCCGCGGGTTCGTCGTCGACCACACCCAGGAGACCGACACCCGGGACCTCGCGCGCGTGAGCGAGAGGATCCGAAGGCCGGACCGGCCCGATCCGAAGCCCCAGGAGCACCACCATGCAACTCGTCCTTCCCGATGA
- a CDS encoding EcsC family protein translates to MTLSKRDQRALERARELLEHPSFAARLVSVVGSPIEGGLERLPPAVADRVQDAAHRALRAALDVAVHGIDRDPARGPANLFHRAATGLSGAAGGAMGWSALAIELPITTTIMLRSIADIARSQGEDLDAVEARLACVSVFALGGRAEGDDSAETGYFAVRAVLARQVADAARVITARGLGEAEAPALVRLMASIASRFGVVVSEKAAAQLVPVVGALGGATVNLIFTEHFQKMATGHFTVRRLERECGTDVVREAYDALG, encoded by the coding sequence GTGACGCTGTCGAAGCGTGACCAGCGGGCGCTCGAACGCGCCCGCGAACTCCTCGAACATCCCAGCTTCGCCGCTCGGCTCGTGAGCGTGGTCGGGTCGCCCATCGAGGGCGGGCTCGAACGCCTGCCCCCCGCCGTCGCCGACCGGGTCCAGGACGCCGCGCACCGCGCCCTGCGTGCCGCGCTCGACGTCGCCGTCCATGGCATCGACCGCGACCCGGCCCGCGGGCCGGCCAACCTCTTCCACCGCGCCGCCACCGGGCTCTCGGGTGCGGCCGGCGGCGCCATGGGCTGGTCCGCCCTGGCGATCGAGCTGCCGATCACCACCACGATCATGCTCCGGTCGATCGCCGACATCGCCCGCAGCCAGGGCGAGGATCTGGACGCGGTCGAGGCGCGGCTGGCCTGCGTGAGCGTCTTCGCCCTCGGGGGCCGCGCCGAAGGCGACGACAGCGCCGAGACCGGCTATTTCGCCGTGCGCGCCGTGCTGGCGCGTCAGGTGGCCGACGCGGCGCGGGTGATCACCGCGCGCGGACTGGGCGAGGCCGAGGCCCCGGCGCTCGTGCGGCTGATGGCCAGCATCGCGTCACGCTTCGGCGTGGTCGTCTCGGAGAAGGCCGCCGCCCAGTTGGTCCCGGTGGTCGGCGCGCTCGGAGGAGCAACGGTGAACCTGATCTTCACCGAGCACTTCCAGAAGATGGCCACCGGGCACTTCACCGTGCGTCGTCTCGAACGTGAGTGCGGGACCGACGTGGTCCGCGAGGCCTACGACGCCCTGGGTTGA
- a CDS encoding insulinase family protein produces the protein LDLDRSLDFASQLVGAGGVGDFDAIELGKKLAGKRASASAYIATYEEGLRGGGSPEDLETVLQLAWKRIHQPRRDDEAATALQQRYAAMLRNRGADPQAQYADSLGVILAQHHPWSTPLTAEAVESVDLGRALDFYRERFDDLGDMTWVFVGSLDLDTLRSGVETYVASIGSDGDPDTWRDPGIEMPDGPLHRVVRAGVDEKSRTTLVMHGDFEWTRRNRFALTSLGDVLGIRLREVIREEMSGTYGVRVNTSSSRIPEPEWTVRISFGSDPERLEELVGEIVSELEDVRANGIDPERLEKVREQALRGHEEAVRENSYWVSTLAFRERHGIDHREQLETVGFIESLTAAHVDDAAQWALPVERIVRVDMMPAEEGAGR, from the coding sequence CTGGATCTCGACCGGTCCCTGGACTTCGCGTCGCAGTTGGTGGGCGCCGGGGGAGTCGGGGACTTCGACGCCATCGAGTTGGGCAAGAAGCTCGCCGGCAAGAGGGCCAGCGCCAGCGCCTACATCGCCACCTACGAGGAGGGGTTGCGAGGCGGCGGATCGCCCGAGGACCTCGAGACCGTCCTGCAGCTCGCGTGGAAGCGGATCCATCAGCCTCGCCGCGACGACGAGGCCGCCACCGCCCTCCAGCAGCGCTACGCGGCCATGCTCCGCAACCGTGGCGCCGACCCGCAGGCCCAGTACGCCGATTCGCTCGGGGTGATCCTGGCGCAGCACCACCCTTGGTCGACGCCGCTGACGGCCGAAGCGGTCGAGTCGGTCGACCTCGGGCGCGCCCTGGACTTCTACCGCGAGCGCTTCGACGACCTGGGCGACATGACCTGGGTCTTCGTGGGCTCCCTCGACCTCGACACGCTGCGGTCCGGCGTCGAGACCTACGTGGCCTCGATCGGTTCCGACGGCGATCCCGATACGTGGCGTGACCCCGGCATCGAGATGCCCGACGGTCCGTTGCACCGTGTCGTCCGGGCCGGCGTCGACGAGAAGTCCCGCACGACCCTCGTCATGCACGGAGACTTCGAGTGGACACGACGCAACCGCTTCGCGCTGACGTCTCTGGGCGACGTCCTGGGCATCCGTCTGCGCGAGGTGATCCGCGAGGAGATGAGCGGGACCTACGGCGTGCGCGTGAACACCTCGAGCTCCCGCATCCCCGAGCCCGAGTGGACGGTGCGCATCTCCTTCGGCAGCGACCCCGAGCGCCTCGAGGAACTCGTGGGTGAGATCGTTTCGGAGCTGGAGGACGTGCGGGCGAACGGGATCGACCCGGAGCGTCTGGAGAAGGTGCGCGAGCAGGCCCTGCGCGGACACGAGGAGGCGGTGCGGGAGAACTCGTACTGGGTCTCGACGCTCGCCTTCCGCGAGCGCCACGGGATCGACCACCGCGAGCAGCTCGAGACCGTCGGATTCATCGAGTCGCTGACGGCTGCGCACGTCGACGACGCGGCGCAGTGGGCGCTGCCCGTCGAGCGGATCGTACGGGTGGACATGATGCCGGCGGAGGAAGGCGCGGGACGGTGA
- a CDS encoding class I SAM-dependent methyltransferase, translating to MITPPRSPRPLSASQVLDLASSQSTRRHGCRILDLRGTEAPPTDHVPGSAWIPWRDALPVFLMPPRGEAVVVITAPDHARRTAGRITAAGWPASWSDEELPVTALRPGPPPGAAWDIDPLLREHLDRLPAPDTGPVLDLGSGSSREGVFLAQRGHDVLAVDRLPDALALARARAEHHGVRIRTLTRRVRRPEDLPNERFAVVLDLRFLRRPLLDALASITRPGGVLLLRTYGSVEPGEEPGGGPRNPRERLTVDEAARRLGTEWDWTEPAHRVWENGAMWIRAAGRRKRRNAK from the coding sequence GTGATCACGCCTCCCCGATCCCCCCGGCCGCTGTCGGCCTCCCAGGTGCTGGACCTGGCGTCGAGCCAGTCGACCCGTCGGCACGGCTGCCGCATCCTCGACCTGCGTGGCACCGAGGCCCCACCCACCGACCACGTCCCGGGCAGCGCGTGGATCCCGTGGCGCGACGCGTTGCCGGTGTTCCTGATGCCGCCCCGCGGCGAGGCCGTGGTGGTGATCACGGCCCCCGACCACGCGCGCCGGACGGCCGGTCGGATCACCGCGGCGGGCTGGCCGGCCAGTTGGTCCGACGAAGAGCTGCCGGTGACCGCCCTGCGCCCCGGCCCGCCCCCCGGGGCCGCCTGGGACATCGACCCGCTGCTCCGGGAGCACCTGGACCGCCTTCCGGCCCCGGACACCGGCCCGGTGCTGGATCTCGGAAGCGGGTCGAGCCGGGAGGGCGTCTTCCTCGCCCAGCGCGGACACGACGTCCTGGCCGTCGATCGGCTGCCCGACGCCCTGGCCCTGGCCCGCGCGCGCGCCGAGCACCACGGGGTGCGGATCCGGACCCTGACGCGGCGCGTCCGCCGACCCGAGGACCTGCCGAACGAACGCTTCGCGGTCGTGCTCGATCTCCGCTTCCTGCGGCGACCGCTCCTGGATGCCCTGGCCTCGATCACCCGGCCGGGCGGGGTCCTGCTGCTTCGGACCTACGGCTCGGTCGAGCCGGGAGAGGAGCCCGGCGGCGGCCCCCGCAATCCACGTGAGCGCCTCACGGTGGACGAGGCGGCACGGCGGCTCGGCACGGAGTGGGATTGGACCGAACCCGCCCACCGGGTGTGGGAGAACGGCGCGATGTGGATACGCGCAGCGGGCCGGCGCAAACGGCGAAACGCCAAATAG
- a CDS encoding HD domain-containing protein has product MATTKIKCPVEGVIDLDRLPGVPATLVTRLIDAPEMQRLRRIRQLGFSELVYPGATHTRFAHSLGAFQGAQRTLTQLRSQGHDVPDPWTAATALACLLHDLGHGPFSHTFERVTGTRHEERTLEIVRQGPQVPRVLEAIAPGTVDRVGQLLTGQVEVSRLRWLADLVSSALDCDRMDYLRRDALSTGAQYGAFDRDWLIREITPTDDGAAIVVIEKGRTAVEQYLIGRYHMFQNVYLHKASRGFEGAFRALCARVRHLGVGALPTGTRGLDVLFDASGDLDRFLSLTDEHFQLDFELLVDHDDPTLRALARCLHLRRAPRSRSLQALGGDDEAFDRLLHERRERAAAAGFDPEVSVWVDEAQDVPYRPYTPETSRRGLRVQREDGVLVDVTELSPSLKALAQRIVVRRLYWLDPERVA; this is encoded by the coding sequence ATGGCCACCACCAAGATCAAGTGCCCGGTCGAGGGCGTGATCGATCTCGACCGCCTGCCGGGCGTGCCGGCCACCCTGGTCACACGGTTGATCGACGCGCCGGAGATGCAGCGCCTGCGGCGGATCCGGCAGCTCGGATTCAGCGAACTCGTGTATCCCGGGGCCACGCACACCCGCTTCGCCCACTCCCTCGGCGCGTTCCAGGGAGCCCAGCGCACGTTGACCCAGTTGCGCTCGCAGGGTCACGACGTTCCCGACCCCTGGACCGCGGCCACGGCCCTGGCGTGCCTTCTGCACGACCTCGGACACGGACCGTTCAGCCACACCTTCGAGCGCGTCACCGGCACCCGGCACGAGGAGCGCACGCTGGAGATCGTGCGCCAGGGACCGCAGGTGCCCCGCGTCCTCGAGGCGATCGCCCCGGGCACGGTGGACCGCGTGGGCCAGTTGCTCACCGGGCAGGTCGAGGTCTCGCGGTTGCGTTGGCTGGCCGACCTGGTGAGCAGTGCTCTCGACTGCGATCGCATGGACTACCTCCGGCGCGACGCCCTGTCGACGGGGGCGCAGTACGGAGCCTTCGACCGTGACTGGCTGATCCGGGAGATCACGCCCACCGACGACGGCGCGGCGATCGTCGTGATCGAGAAGGGTCGCACCGCGGTCGAACAGTACCTGATCGGCCGCTACCACATGTTCCAGAACGTCTACCTGCACAAGGCCTCCCGTGGATTCGAGGGCGCGTTCCGCGCGCTGTGTGCGCGTGTGCGCCATCTGGGAGTCGGCGCCCTTCCGACCGGAACCCGGGGACTCGATGTCCTGTTCGACGCGTCGGGCGACCTGGATCGCTTCCTGTCGTTGACCGACGAACACTTCCAACTGGACTTCGAGTTGCTGGTCGACCACGACGACCCCACCCTCCGCGCGCTCGCCCGATGTCTGCATCTGCGGCGCGCCCCGCGGAGCCGATCGCTGCAGGCGCTTGGTGGCGACGACGAAGCCTTCGACCGGCTCCTCCACGAGCGCCGCGAACGGGCCGCTGCCGCCGGATTCGATCCGGAGGTCTCGGTGTGGGTGGACGAAGCCCAGGACGTTCCCTACCGGCCTTATACACCGGAGACGAGCCGTCGCGGGCTCCGGGTCCAGCGCGAGGACGGGGTCCTGGTCGACGTCACGGAGCTCAGCCCGAGTCTGAAGGCCCTGGCGCAGAGAATCGTCGTGCGGCGCCTGTACTGGCTCGATCCCGAGCGGGTGGCCTGA
- a CDS encoding DUF2007 domain-containing protein produces MAEWIVVATYGARAIAEMMAELLRNQGIAAVVSVDDAGGLRPELALTLGAKVRVHAEDEARARRVLEHGGEGDEDDEG; encoded by the coding sequence ATGGCCGAATGGATCGTCGTGGCCACCTACGGCGCGCGGGCCATCGCCGAGATGATGGCCGAACTGCTCCGCAACCAGGGGATCGCCGCGGTGGTCTCCGTCGACGACGCGGGTGGGCTGCGGCCGGAGCTGGCGCTCACTCTGGGCGCGAAGGTTCGCGTCCATGCCGAGGACGAGGCGCGCGCACGGCGTGTGCTGGAGCACGGCGGCGAGGGCGACGAAGACGACGAGGGTTGA
- a CDS encoding DUF3078 domain-containing protein yields MNRIQPGPGALFAVLLFVGAVLSVPPVSAQDDEDEEVLEVGRWYPGLETGLILSQSAFSDNWAGGDQGQFSWTFLLDGSLRNQLTDTWRWDNALTLAYGKTAQENEDGNFGKPRKSTDRIDFESILRATFGFHLDPYASLRVESQFEDASDPLRRGSLLFNPVFVKEALGVAHDYLPGEDRRLLVRFGGAIRQSIRQQYATDDPTDDATQTETGLDGGLEFVVDYEDQYFDESIAWSSKLTLYQPLFYSAKDDLEDLDFGQAGIVAAGIDPDVADFTTTLDVDWENVFTGQVNEYLSVNLYVRLVYDKYDTSVEPLIDEGTLTNTEAVAQAIRKAGQFKQTLALGLTYRFF; encoded by the coding sequence ATGAATCGCATTCAACCCGGGCCCGGCGCCCTCTTCGCGGTGCTGCTGTTCGTAGGCGCGGTCCTGTCCGTCCCCCCCGTGTCCGCCCAGGACGACGAGGACGAAGAGGTTCTCGAGGTCGGGCGCTGGTACCCCGGTCTCGAGACCGGCCTGATCCTGAGCCAGAGCGCGTTCAGCGACAACTGGGCCGGGGGCGACCAGGGTCAGTTCTCGTGGACCTTCCTGCTCGACGGCTCCCTGCGCAATCAACTGACCGACACGTGGCGGTGGGACAACGCCCTGACCCTCGCCTACGGGAAGACCGCCCAGGAGAACGAGGACGGCAACTTCGGCAAGCCCCGCAAGTCGACCGATCGCATCGATTTCGAGTCGATCCTCCGGGCGACCTTCGGGTTCCACCTCGACCCCTACGCCTCGTTGCGCGTCGAGAGCCAGTTCGAGGACGCGTCCGATCCGCTGCGCCGCGGCAGCCTCCTCTTCAATCCGGTGTTCGTGAAGGAGGCCCTGGGTGTGGCGCACGACTACCTGCCGGGCGAGGACCGCCGGCTCCTCGTGCGGTTCGGTGGAGCCATCCGTCAGAGCATCCGCCAGCAGTACGCCACCGACGACCCCACCGACGACGCGACGCAGACCGAGACCGGACTCGACGGCGGTCTGGAGTTCGTCGTCGACTACGAGGACCAGTACTTCGACGAGAGCATCGCGTGGTCGTCGAAGCTCACGCTGTACCAGCCCCTGTTCTACTCGGCGAAGGACGATCTCGAGGACCTGGACTTCGGCCAGGCGGGCATCGTGGCCGCCGGGATCGACCCGGACGTGGCCGACTTCACCACCACGCTCGACGTCGACTGGGAGAACGTCTTCACCGGCCAGGTCAACGAGTACCTGAGCGTGAACCTGTACGTGAGGCTGGTCTACGACAAGTACGACACCTCGGTCGAACCGCTGATCGACGAGGGCACCCTCACGAACACCGAGGCCGTGGCCCAGGCGATCCGCAAGGCGGGTCAGTTCAAGCAGACCCTGGCGCTCGGCCTGACGTACCGGTTCTTCTAG
- a CDS encoding DUF2237 domain-containing protein produces MARNVLGTELQTCGTDPATGFFRDGCCNTGPGDVGVHTVCAVVTREFLDFSRERGNDLVTPRPAYGFPGLEAGDRWCLCAPRWQEALEAGVAPGVVLEATHLATLEWCSLGDLEAHAVDHPAGGSGRPD; encoded by the coding sequence ATGGCCAGGAACGTACTCGGAACCGAGCTGCAGACCTGCGGCACCGACCCCGCGACCGGCTTCTTCCGCGACGGTTGCTGCAACACCGGACCCGGCGACGTCGGCGTCCACACCGTGTGTGCGGTGGTCACGCGCGAGTTCCTCGACTTCTCGCGCGAACGGGGCAACGACCTCGTCACGCCGCGGCCGGCGTACGGCTTCCCCGGACTGGAAGCCGGAGACCGATGGTGCCTGTGCGCCCCGCGCTGGCAGGAGGCCCTGGAGGCGGGCGTCGCTCCCGGCGTGGTGCTCGAGGCCACACACCTCGCCACGCTCGAATGGTGCTCGCTCGGCGACCTCGAGGCCCACGCGGTGGACCACCCGGCGGGCGGGTCCGGCCGTCCGGACTGA